The nucleotide sequence GTGACAGGAACACCTCATTACATCTATTGTTTCTTTCTTTGTGGAACATTCATTTAATAATCTATTGCATCAATAGGCCTGAAGGCAGACCTTGTAGCAGTTTTGAGCAGAATTGAAAATCAGCTCAAGGAAGAAGGGTTAGGTTGGGTGAATGTTTTATATGTTCACCTCTACATTTCAAGCGTGAAGGAATTTGGATTGGCCAACGAAGTTTATGTCAGCTTTATTACGGAAAAGAAATGCTACCTGGGTGTCCCTTCGCGCAGTACAATTGAATTGCCACTAGTTCAGGGTGGGTTGGGCAAAGCATATGTGGAAGTTCTAGTTTCAAATGAGGTGGTAAAGAGAGTTCTACATGTGCAAAGCATCTCTTGCTGGGCTCCTAGTTGCATTGGACCTTATAGCCAGGTACAAGATGCACGCGTTGATAGCAATTTTGCATATGCGCCCTCTGATGTGAAATATCAGCCCATTTTCTTGGGAATGGTGGTTTCACAATATAACGTGTTGCTTGtctttttttagttattttttggGTAAGATATTAATTTTAGGTCATAATGTTTTGATCTCTTTCCTTTTAGGCAACTCTTTATGAAGAGATTCTCTATATGGCTGGTCAGCTGGGGCTTGACCCTCCTACAATGAAGCTCTGTCCTGGAGGTCCAAGAGCTGAACTAGAATCAGCACTAAAAAATAGTGAAGCTGTGGCTAATGCCTTTAGCTGCTCTATATATTCCTCGGCCATACACTTTCTGGTGTACTGCTCTGCACAGTTGACATCCAGCGAGAAGGAAGAAGTTGAACAGACATTGAAGAGTTCTTATATTACTCATTTGGATTGCTCGAAAGCTGTATCGTCTCCAACTGTTCTATATGTATTTGCACCAGATCTTCCAAAAGGGTATGTACATCTTCCCTTTTATATCCGATCAAGAAAGCAATATTCTTTGGACTGATATATTTGAAATGTGCAATAAGATGGTTTTCTGAACTTTGTccgaatgtttttttttttccctttttaaGAGCACATGTGGAGATAAAGCCTATATTGTATGTCCCCTCCAATGATGATGGGGTTGCTACCATAGAGATGGAGACTGGAGTTCCACTGCCAACTCTGAGCAAAGCTTGGACTGATTTGAGTGCACTATACTCTGAGTTGCGTGATTCATGTTGCCAGGTCCACACAATTGGTGGGAGAATTTGTTCTGCTGTGGTGTCGCTCACAGATGATATCGTATCAAAGATCTGTTCTACAGCTGGACAGCTATACCACAGAGAGAATTTGAAAACTATGGCTAGATTCTGTGCTTTCCAGACCGTGAAGATCCTGGTGGATAACAAATTTTCCTGTGACAGTATAACGGTGAGTTTGTCGCATAGTTACTTGGTAgctctgtttttttttaaatggtAGCATTCATGTATCCTAACCAGCATTTCTGGGTTATAAAACATGCAGATGTTGAGGTTCTACTATTCGGTTGGTCTCTCGGTGGCGGCAGATGCAATATCAGGAGCATTTTCCGAGGCATTCGCCGAGCTTGCGGAAGACAACAGTTCCATGAGAACTGACAAAGTTCATTTCTACAACATTGTGCCGGTAGCCGGATCTGGACGCTCTGCATGTACGAACGATATAATAACATGCGAGTTACTGGCTTCCGACATTTCGAGTGCATAGTCCAAACCCAGTCTACACACGTATCCGAATTGTTCGCTGTGATGCCTGCTGTAATGCAGCTTTCATTTGGAAATCGGAGGTGGGTACATGTTGGAATTTCTGCCAGAGGAGCCGGCGGCCTATCAATTGCCAGCTGGACGACGGCAGTTAACCATTTTCTCTAGGGTTGGCAGCGGTAGCTTTCTGTGCTGATTATCGATAAAAAAATCGTGCGGTGATCATCATAGATACACCACACTGTATTCTGTTTCTGCTTTTGTTTCAGCATCCTATATATTGGACTGATTAACCCGCCCTGATGCTTGCAATGACATTGGCTCAGTATACAGAGGTCCGGCCGGTCAGTAACGTGTGTATGCGTTCTTCCTCTGTGTTGACAT is from Miscanthus floridulus cultivar M001 chromosome 7, ASM1932011v1, whole genome shotgun sequence and encodes:
- the LOC136467986 gene encoding diphthine--ammonia ligase-like isoform X3, whose protein sequence is MHGTASFPEAHSWIHKGLKYSVTAGDEVEDMFALLSEVKRQIPSISAVSSGAIASDYQRLRVESVCSRLGLVSLAYLWKQDQTLLLEEMIRRGIVAIIVKVAALGLKPSSHLGKELAELKCHLLQMNESYGINVCGEGGEYETLTLDCPLFRNARIILNDSEVILHSADSIASVGILHPRAFHLEHKPDSSDRIEDGSVTQDSSSCLYEVDEVITHADVEEKQSPSPAVDACTNIDLCISKTGKNLCSIGCWIQDPSRASEGLKADLVAVLSRIENQLKEEGLGWVNVLYVHLYISSVKEFGLANEVYVSFITEKKCYLGVPSRSTIELPLVQGGLGKAYVEVLVSNEVVKRVLHVQSISCWAPSCIGPYSQATLYEEILYMAGQLGLDPPTMKLCPGGPRAELESALKNSEAVANAFSCSIYSSAIHFLVYCSAQLTSSEKEEVEQTLKSSYITHLDCSKAVSSPTVLYVFAPDLPKGAHVEIKPILYVPSNDDGVATIEMETGVPLPTLSKAWTDLSALYSELRDSCCQVHTIGGRICSAVVSLTDDIVSKICSTAGQLYHRENLKTMARFCAFQTVKILVDNKFSCDSITMLRFYYSVGLSVAADAISGAFSEAFAELAEDNSSMRTDKVHFYNIVPVAGSGRSACTNDIITCELLASDISSA
- the LOC136467986 gene encoding diphthine--ammonia ligase-like isoform X1 — translated: MEVVALVSGGKDSCFAMMRCMDYGHKVVALANLTPLDDSVDELDSYMYQTVGHQIVVSYAKCMGLPLFRRRIRGSTRDQGLKYSVTAGDEVEDMFALLSEVKRQIPSISAVSSGAIASDYQRLRVESVCSRLGLVSLAYLWKQDQTLLLEEMIRRGIVAIIVKVAALGLKPSSHLGKELAELKCHLLQMNESYGINVCGEGGEYETLTLDCPLFRNARIILNDSEVILHSADSIASVGILHPRAFHLEHKPDSSDRIEDGSVTQDSSSCLYEVDEVITHADVEEKQSPSPAVDACTNIDLCISKTGKNLCSIGCWIQDPSRASEGLKADLVAVLSRIENQLKEEGLGWVNVLYVHLYISSVKEFGLANEVYVSFITEKKCYLGVPSRSTIELPLVQGGLGKAYVEVLVSNEVVKRVLHVQSISCWAPSCIGPYSQATLYEEILYMAGQLGLDPPTMKLCPGGPRAELESALKNSEAVANAFSCSIYSSAIHFLVYCSAQLTSSEKEEVEQTLKSSYITHLDCSKAVSSPTVLYVFAPDLPKGAHVEIKPILYVPSNDDGVATIEMETGVPLPTLSKAWTDLSALYSELRDSCCQVHTIGGRICSAVVSLTDDIVSKICSTAGQLYHRENLKTMARFCAFQTVKILVDNKFSCDSITMLRFYYSVGLSVAADAISGAFSEAFAELAEDNSSMRTDKVHFYNIVPVAGSGRSACTNDIITCELLASDISSA
- the LOC136467986 gene encoding diphthine--ammonia ligase-like isoform X2 → MHGLRPQGKVVALANLTPLDDSVDELDSYMYQTVGHQIVVSYAKCMGLPLFRRRIRGSTRDQGLKYSVTAGDEVEDMFALLSEVKRQIPSISAVSSGAIASDYQRLRVESVCSRLGLVSLAYLWKQDQTLLLEEMIRRGIVAIIVKVAALGLKPSSHLGKELAELKCHLLQMNESYGINVCGEGGEYETLTLDCPLFRNARIILNDSEVILHSADSIASVGILHPRAFHLEHKPDSSDRIEDGSVTQDSSSCLYEVDEVITHADVEEKQSPSPAVDACTNIDLCISKTGKNLCSIGCWIQDPSRASEGLKADLVAVLSRIENQLKEEGLGWVNVLYVHLYISSVKEFGLANEVYVSFITEKKCYLGVPSRSTIELPLVQGGLGKAYVEVLVSNEVVKRVLHVQSISCWAPSCIGPYSQATLYEEILYMAGQLGLDPPTMKLCPGGPRAELESALKNSEAVANAFSCSIYSSAIHFLVYCSAQLTSSEKEEVEQTLKSSYITHLDCSKAVSSPTVLYVFAPDLPKGAHVEIKPILYVPSNDDGVATIEMETGVPLPTLSKAWTDLSALYSELRDSCCQVHTIGGRICSAVVSLTDDIVSKICSTAGQLYHRENLKTMARFCAFQTVKILVDNKFSCDSITMLRFYYSVGLSVAADAISGAFSEAFAELAEDNSSMRTDKVHFYNIVPVAGSGRSACTNDIITCELLASDISSA